ATGTCTGTGCAGGAGAGGTTGAGCACAGGAGAgatgtcacagaagaagtgattGATGACGTTGGGGCCGCAGAAGCTGAGGCGGGAGATGAAGTAGGTCTTTGCCAGGGAGATGCCAAAGCCAGTGGCCCAGGACCCAAGAGCCAGGCGGGCACAGAGCCTATGGCTCATCATGGTGGGGTAGTGGAGTGGGCAGCAGATGGCCacgtagcggtcataggccatggcggCCAGGAGCACACACTCTGTGCACATAAGTGCGATGAAGAAGTAGAGCTGGATCATGCAGTGGGTGAAGGGGATGCTGTTGCTCACAGACCAGAAGCTGACCAGCAGCTTGGGCACGGTTACAGAGATGTACCAGGTCTCCAGGAAGGAAAGATTGgccaggaagaagtacatgggctTGTGCAGCGGTCGGTTCTGCTGCACCAGCAGGATGATGACCATGTTTTCAGCCATGGTCAGGACGTAGGCCAAGAGGAACATCAGGAACACTGAGGCACGCATGCCACAGGTCCCAGGGAAGCCCACCAGAATGAACTTGGTGACCCCGGTCTGGTTCTCCACCTCCATGCTGGGAACGCAGGGCTTAGTTCTCCTGAGGGGAACAATTGCTTGATCAGTCCAGTTAGAATAGCTCACCCTCTACCTTCTCCGAGCAGCAATAGCAGCAAAAGATATCATTTATTAACCATGTATTATGGGCTAGAACATGCATGAGGTACATTAGACACGTAATTTAATTCCTACATAgcttgtatgtatatatttatgtatatacagTTTACATATATGacatatatatacgtacacacacatatatatatatgtcatataTGTAAACTGTGTATACTATATATATACTGGGGATTTttatatacgtacacacacatcTGTGTTATTACGCCCTTTTTAGTGATGAAGACACCAAGTCTCGAGAGCTGTTCTGTAACTTCCCAAGTTCACACTGGCAGCAAGCAAGGGATCACATTCAAGTCTAAGTCCTGAGCCAATGCTCTATCAATATCCTACATTGCCTTCACCAACACTGCCATGCTCAGCAGTACCAAACCTTCCCGTTCCGTGCTCTGATTGCCAATTCCAAAGGATTCACCTCTCCCTCCTGTCCCGCCATTAGGAGTCCTTCCTCACACCTGTCACACCTTCACATACTATTAGTTCTTTTTCCCCTGCCGTCATGGAAAATGGAGAGGAGCTGCATCATCTGCGAGGTCCTCTGTGAGGGTGAGATGGAAGAGCTGGGTttaattcaaatcctggctctgccttgAAATCCaccctctctgagactcagtttcctcttttgaACATGGACATCTCTGTCCAGCCTGTGTCATTACCAAGCAAAACCCAAATGAGATTGTGTAGATGAAGTTGTATGTAAACTGTAGAAGACAATAGGTAGAAGGTATGCATTGACTAATAGCAGAGATCAAGGCCAACATGGTCACTGAAAGGAGCGCTCAGTCCTGGGCTGGGGTGTGGGAggagatttaaaaataattaaacaaataaatgcaTCTTAAGATTTCAGACACATCCAAGAAGGCTTAAATGGACAGCACAGTGTGAGTGTGATCAGGAAAGGTCTCTGCCTTCTGGGAGGTGGCATGTGGCCAGAGGAGGGTTGGGCTTCAGCCCTGTTTAGAGCTGTGCTGAGAGGAGGCTGTGTTGCAGGACTGATGGATGGGGCATGGGGTGCAGGGGACAAGGGGGAGTGGTGGGCAGGGCTGTACTGAGGGATCTGAAAATGGTCCGCATGCAGTGGGCAGCAAGCAGAGGAGTTAAGCTGAATGGGAGTGGCGTGGTTTATGTTATGGAAAGATGCCTCCACTCCCACAGGAAGCAGGAGTGGAAGCTGCAAGACCAGTTAGAGGTGACTGCAGGGGAAAGTGACAGGGACCTTGAACACTGGGCTTTCACAGACATGGGTGGATTTAAGACACCCTTTTAGGTGTAATCATTAGCAGTGACTGATGGACTGAACGTGGGagatgagagagagggagaaagcaaGGACGAGTCTCAGAGACGTGGCTAATTATATGTGAGGCAATGCCATTGACTAGTTGGGAAACTTGGAGAGCTAACAAGCATTTTCCTCCTTTAAGGAGATAACAATGGACAAGAAGTTGTAGGGTTCTATTTTGATTCATTTTAACACGAGATCTAAGCAATCCGtccagaatattctggaataataatttactgagcatttactagGTGCCAGGAAGTGTGATGAGGACTTTTCATACATTCCCATTTAATCTACACAACGGAGCTAATGAAATATTATTATTCTAATTTTGCAGAAGGCACTGTGGCTTAGATAGATGAAGTAACATTTCCAAGCCACACAGTGATGAAATCAGAATTACAGTGAGTCCCAGAGGTCTGTCGGACTGtgaaaaacgaaaaccaaaccaaacctgctgccatcaagtagattctgactcatagctgacTGCAAAGGCGTCCCCTTAACTGCTCCGCTAACTCACACTCAGAGGAAAAATAACAGATTTTGAACTCCCCATCACTTTTTCATACTTAAAATTTCCGactattttatgaaatgttttgtAAAGCTACTGAAGTTCATTGTAGGCATGATCTATTAGAgatgaaggagtcctggtagtgcagccactcagctactaatcgaaaggtcggtGGTCCCAACCAACCCaatctgcgggagaaagacctggcaatccgctcccataaaatattacagcctagaaagccctatgggacagttcgacTCCATCACATGAGGTTGTTAAGAatcgaaaatcaactcaacggcacataaaGACATCAGAGATGAACCCAAGCTTCAAAAAACCCCGTCAGACACACAAGCACATGCACACCCGACAGAAATGAACACACAGAAATACTTAGGAAAGGGATCAGAGAAGGGGCCATCACAGAAGCATCGGCAAGTGAGAGGAGGAGGCATTTTCGGCAGCGGAATCAGAGTGAAAAAGGTATCAAGGTATGAAACAGACTGGCATTTTCAGAGAAGCAACTCATCGTGGCCATGTTGCTATGTGGGGCAGATTGTGAGTGAGTGGATAAATACAACAGGGATCATGGGAGATACGGCAATAGTAAGGATTTGGGGCATAATCCTGCAAGATAGCCAAGTAATCCTTGAGGGCTTCCAGCTGGATGACCACATCCTCATCTTCCACGCTGGCTTTGGTGGGGAGAGGGGTGGATTTGGGTGGGACAGGAGGCCAATGCAGAGACTAAGAGACGAGGTGACAGTGGACATATTGGGCATTAAACCCTGTAGCCCCTTTTAACCATGATAGTCTCTGCTCCCTCACAGTGTCCTCAGACACTCTGTCCTTCAGAGCAGATTCCACCAACGATCTAGACAAAAGGTCCTAGCTGCTTCTCTCCCTTTTTGTGCCTGTGGGGCTTGCCCTTCCCCTTTGTTTTCCCTGTTCAAATCTAGGTTCCCAGTAACTCGAATTTGATGAAAATATAACCTCTGTGCCTGCCAAGACATGGCTGCTGTTTTAGGGGCACGGTCAAGATGAGACGACAGGTGTGGCCCAGGGGTGTCAGGAGATGGGGAGGGGACCCTCAGGCAGGAACTGGAATCTGGGGTACTCATCTCTGATCCTACACACACCAAGAGATGGCCTTTCACAGCAGTGGGATGCctgtttccttccattctctgcATACCTGGTCATACTTAGCTGTCAGAGGTGAGAGTGTTCTCTGACTGGTTGCTAGGAactgagggagggaaagggagaggCATAATGACAGAACTGAACATGTAGGATCAGATACTCTGTGCTCCCAGACCCCACCACAGTGCTGCTCACACACTTAGAGGGCCACTTACCTCCGCTTGGCCACCTCCAGTGgggtgggagatgagaaggaaTTCCTCACTGGATCTAGAATCAGAAGAAGTGGAAAAGAAAGGCTCAGGTGGTGAACCGACATGAGGAGTCCGCTTTCTAAACCTAGTAGGAGTGGGCAGGCCCTGATTACCCCACTGCTTCTGAGCAGATGGTCAGTGCTAGAGGAGTGGGCAGCCCCGGGCACCAGGACCACGTTTACGCCTAaggtggggcagggctggggtCCCCGAGGCCCTGGGGCCAGAGTGCCCATGCCTTCCTGGTGGAAGCCACAGTAGTCTGAGGGTCAGCAGCTGTGAGCCTCTTCAGGTTCTGAGGGATTTATGTGGGGTTAGGATTTTTCCTAAGTCGCTGCTAAGTCCCAGGGGAGAGGAATCttaaggatggcagttcaaatctcttGTGGGAGCCATGAGAAATCTCTGTTGTTTATTTTGGcaatcttattttttaatatattagttCCAGTGGAGGGGGGATCCACTAAGgccaaacattttggaaaacacacacacaaatttgaaTTCATTCTCTGTAAAaacatgaagaggaattttttggCATTATCTGTTCTTCTACTTTTAAATCGCTGTTCACAAATTTTGATTTATTATTCAGTCTTACTTGAAACAGGATCATCACATCAGTGCTCCAAGGGGAAGCTGATTCCCAAGTAGACTGATTATGGCTTTCAGGAGATGAGACGATCCTCTGACTGGTTGCTGGGAACTGGGGGGCTTTTTAGCAAAAGAAAAACTTGGTAGAAATTTTTGATTTAAATGTTTTTGCCATAATTTTTGTGCTAAATAATACTGCTTTACAGTAAGCCCAGGGATCTGATGTAATAAATTCATCATGATGGGTCATTGTCACCTGTCAGCTGTCCTTTGGCTTCACTAGGCCAACATTCCAGGTTCTGGGACAGATCTCTAGATTACTAAATATCACATGAGTCTCTGTGGTCTGCAGAACTCCTTAAGTAGCCGTTACACAAAGAGGCCTTCAAATTTACTGAGTTTCACGAAATGGTAAATAGAGCTATCGACAGTTATAAGTAATTTAGTCTGGAGTGCCACACATTCTTACAGTAATTAAGCAGCCTTTAATATAGTTCCCCTATGGGACTggaagaggagccctgatggcacaaggggttaagcacttggctgctgaccaaaaggtcggtggttcaaatccagccagAGGCTCCTTtggggaaagacctggccatctgcttttgtaaagattacagccaagaaaactgtaaggggcagttctactctgtcacacggagtcactatgagtctgaattgacttgatggcacctaaaaataaaaacatggggctgaaaggagccttggtgatgcaatggttaaccactcagatgctaaccaaaa
This Loxodonta africana isolate mLoxAfr1 chromosome 8, mLoxAfr1.hap2, whole genome shotgun sequence DNA region includes the following protein-coding sequences:
- the LOC100666306 gene encoding olfactory receptor 6B1, which produces MEVENQTGVTKFILVGFPGTCGMRASVFLMFLLAYVLTMAENMVIILLVQQNRPLHKPMYFFLANLSFLETWYISVTVPKLLVSFWSVSNSIPFTHCMIQLYFFIALMCTECVLLAAMAYDRYVAICCPLHYPTMMSHRLCARLALGSWATGFGISLAKTYFISRLSFCGPNVINHFFCDISPVLNLSCTDMSMAELVDFLLALVIFLFPLTITVLSYGCILATVLRMPTGKQKAFSTCASHLVVVTIFYSATIFMYARPRAIHAFNMNKVISIFYAIVTPALNPFIYCLRNREVKEALRKLAYC